From the Cataglyphis hispanica isolate Lineage 1 chromosome 24, ULB_Chis1_1.0, whole genome shotgun sequence genome, the window GGTTCGCCCATGttcaataattttgtcttGAGAATTACGTTTGCTAGTGGAATTCTGAGCATTTCCGGAAGAGATTCTTCGTGTAGTACTGtctgtacacacatacacacacataaacgcaattttcaagataatatttataaattatattccatgTGAAAGAAGATATGGTCAGATTATTGGAAATcgatttcatgtaaaaatgatACTTGCCTCATAAAATGATCTTGGTACCATTCTATATACTCTACCGTCCATTAGACGACCTGCACGACCAGCACGTTGTTGACAATTTGATTTGCTTGCCCAACAAAGTTGTAGACATTGATAATTGGATCCAGGTTCAGTTATAAGAAGTTTCGTTAAGCAAAAATCAATCACTAAAaaccaaaaagaaaaagaactaaataattttataaattaaaattgaaaaagcaaattctctctcttcctctcgatAAACAAATGTTCTCAATTGACAATAACATACCATATTTAACGTCTGGCACAGTGACGCTACTTTCAGCGATATTTGTCGAAAGTATAATACGTCGGAAATCTTGTGgtggttttttaaatatattctcttggTCCTCGGTCGAGATCAATgagtgtaaaataattatatcccatTTCATACTCGCATATTTTTCTGATGAAAGCATCGAACGTAGATATTCGATTTCAGAAAGTCCaggcaaaaatattaacacgGCATACCTTTTGTATGAATCATTATTCTTTCCATCAATAGAATCAAAAACTTGTATAATATGTGTACAAAACTCAACCATCTCATGCGTGAATCTTGGTGCATCGTCGTTTATTTTAGGTATCtatccgaaaaaaatatttttcatgattagTTCTTTGATTAACATTATgagacaaaaaagaaagataattatttgttaataacattgattatatatatgtgtgtatataaagaaattttaaaaaaatctttaaatattaatatataatatttttctttcctccaAACCAAACAATGATAGTGCTTGTTCccaaatactaaaatatttatctgtgtgtggttaaaaaatatttacttacgCTACccaaattttctatttcatctatataatatatagaaatattgtaaGGACTACACTGCGGTATATTGATAATAGGTGCTGGTAGAAGCTTATTTTCCAcaggagaagaaaaatattcagccAATTTATTTACGTCGATTGTAGCGGacattaatataactttaactGTGGAGGAATTCGtacgcaataattttttaaccaCGAGCAGAAGGAAATCCATGTCTTCATCACGCTCATGCACTTCGTCTAATATAACATGGGTGTATTCCATCATatgctttttatttacaaatttgtgCAAGAGCACACCGGTCGTGCAATATGTTATACGAGTGTCTGGACATGTATTCTTTATTAGACCCATTTGATATCCTACAAGCGTACCGACGGGCCATTCTCTTTCCTGACTGACTCTTTTTGCGATGCTCAAAGCAGCGATACGTCTCGGCTGCGTTACTGCAAATACAGATTTTCATATTGCcaaaatgtcaataatattaaagtaatattctgtaatagcaaaaaattcaaagaatttaaagTCGGGCAGGACATACCTACAATGTTACAATGTTGTTTCTTCTTATATTCGGCATCGAGAATAAATTGAGGTATTTGTGTTGTTTTTCCACAACCTGTAGAACCACGGATAACAACGACAGAATTGCTCGCAATCATGgatacaattttatctttcataaaaacaatAGGTAAATTAGTCTTAGGTCGGTAAGCAAAGTTATAGGTTCGATAAATTTGAGCAGTATTTTCTTTGCTAAATGCTTCTGATCCAAATGCGGTGACTTCCGACATATTGTCCAAGTGATCATTTTTATCaagcataatattatttttaaactatggAAGGAATGGTAAAAaggacaaattaaaaatacttgtaaaatgttaacattattatatagttgtaGCATCATATTACCTGTAAATATTCTTGGTCGTCTTTTTGTCTGTATTCTTTCACATAATCCATTTCTAATTTCAGGCTATCTTTGTTAACATCATGAGATTCTATATGATGTAAAGCTCTATCATTCTGCACCATTTTTCGACTACTAGAAGACGGCATTACTATTCTGAGTGGATTAGTTGATTTGTACATATTCAGAATATCGTTTATCAAATCGTCATTCATtgttataatgatttaatgacctgtttaatattataaacaattaaaaacttgtattAAAATCACAAAGCTGTGCAAtagttttacaaatttttatattgcatgttCTTCAAGAGTAGTTTgccaaatttttgtaaaggcTACAATTTGTTACGAATATCGGAttgaaaagtagaaaaaaattttagaattttaaaaataaaaattttcagattattaattcttttattcctctcaaatatatatatatatatatatatatatatatatatatatatatatatgtatatatataaaacaaatgaaaacaataaatataacaagtgTATATAAGTAAGAAAGGAACTGAGAAAGTCTAACGTCTTTTTACGAGCACATAAGTTCCAAtgggattaaaataatatatgcaaacaCTATATGCAacacaataatatatgcaatcaTAGATTAAAGTGCTAAAATTACCTTATCGAAATGTACTATCTCTCAAATATATACGATGACTTAGTGACGAATATGCCAGCGTGAATAgagataaattagaaaatatacacTTCTgcgtcttctttttttttttctttcatatattcttCCTAAAGTATTTGTCCAAGATTAGAACTGCGTACATAATTCcgggaataaaaaataatccgcCCTGGTATGAACTTTTTGCAATGCCGCTTTTTCAACAAATCACGAAATAAATCAGAAGATGAACTGCCACTTAACTTTCCGACTGACGGTTGGACAAGAAGATCCTCGTTCCCCTTGTTCTTATTGGTCAATCAAAAAATACTTAGCGTTTTGCACGTAACGGCAGATGGCGCGCGCACACAAAACCGTTTATTCGCACTTTTGTCCAGCGCGCGATTGTTCGTGGCTAGAAGTGAATCTCGCGCGCGAAAAGTTTGTCGCGAGTGTCTCGAGATGAAGTGCGGATTATTTATTCGTGTAAACGCATATCGAACGTCGGCGTACAACATCGCTATTCGATTCGAATCGCTTCGACGTAACGTTGCATAGATTTCGAATGGCGCCGCGATGgttcataaaaaattgcgtGTATTTCGTATTCctccttcccctccccctccctccctccctccctccctcctttcCACCGCGAATGTTTTCATAACTAAAAAtgaatctctctctcgcgcgcgaagAATTATCGAAAGTGCTTGGTGAAGTGTGGATATTAAAAATCGTCAATGTCACGCGATTTTAATATCGGCGATCTGTTTCTGCCCGACATCCGTCGAAGAGTCATCTCAAGGCCTATCTCAAGTTTTCGTCGATGTACGAGAGTGCGACTGGTGATGATCGTCTaatgtatgtacatttatatacatcattGTTTGGTATAGTCGCATCTCTCTCAATATTATgtcttgtaataattaaattaaaatatatatataattaaataaaatttaataaaataataaaataaaataaaataaaaaatattttaataaatattagaaattttattttgttctatttatatataatattttgttattataatatctgtatttgataaataaaaatatctctcttaagttttatttctacatattaaagatattggCTCTATtcgtgttaattataattttcctttGCTTTTTCTCTTGCCAAAGGAGTTATAATGTATGAgtgtgcatatatttatgaaaagtgcaaaaaagagagatgcgattaaaatgaatataatcaaTTGCATTGAAAGTGCCTTGACATCTCGATCGGATCGATATTTCGAGAAtcgtaagaaatattaaatttatttcttaaatattattttgtattatatatcttgtaatataatttactaaatatatatttcgatcatttctaatatttattgaaacattttgaattttatttttacacgttaaaaatattagcttTAATATTCGCGTTAATTGTACTCTATTTTTctactctttttctctcgtcaaAAGGATTAAAacgtgtatatttatttcgtatttcatatttgaaaaatgcaaaagagaAATGCGATTAAAGTGAACGTAACCAATTACACACATTGCCTCGACATCTCGATCGTTTCGATATTTCGAGAATCGCAATGTATCGCTTCTGAATAGATTTTGAATTCGCGTTGGTGAAGCAAGCACTTGAATCACATGGCATTTCCCACGATCGTCCTTGACTAAAAGTGAATCTCGAGCGCGAATAATTACCGGAAATGTCTCGTAAAGCGCATTTGTAGCAAAAACTCCGCGCGCAACTTTCGCTATTAGTGCGTATTATCAGGATTTCTATATTGGCGATTCGCTTTTGCGTGTTGGTCGAGATCTTATCTTTCAAGACATTTCTTCGCCAAAAGTGCAGCAGCAATGCaacgtatatgtatagatgtatatgtatatgtatagatgtATGTCATCGTTCCGTCTTTTCTCACACTTGATGGAATAGGCGAAGCTCTTGCCgccatttttcaattttacaataaaaaaatgacatttggcgcaaattataaaaatcgtgaTTCTAGTTTGAGAGTTTTAGgtgacaattatattttatttcctaaaGATTCTGGAATTATTTCAAGTAGAAAATCatgataatatcaaaatgacatcatatagattattaaaaatcattatgatGTCATTTGATTTATTGCGATTATTGTGATTTTCTGTTCTGCTTGGAAGATTACGTCAGCATTTAATTGCCGTCTGCCatctgtttatttaatatacctatttatttaatctctcgCGTTGCGATCACTTCCCTGACATTGTATTTTTCGTAAATCAAAGATGTCAAACATGTCTCACGCACGTGGTGTCgacagtatatttaataacaaactaACCACGTGCGTGCGGGATGTCTGACGTCTTTGGCAAAAATACAATGTCTAAGAgtgattttgaagaaattaacattaagtgatgattaaaaataaatagagcaataataaataattgaatgaataaattttaaaactgtgGGGTCTTAtctctcaattattttttacacaaatacaaacaataatgtgtaacaaattatacaaaatatatatatatacatatagtaattgaaatttttacatcttactaaatttatatatatatatatatatatatatatatatatatatatatataattgaatagaaATGTATAGAAcccaataaaagatattaatattattaattaaaaaataaatttcaaaattttttttatttttagttatcttttatacataaatacaaatatcgttaacaatatataaaagagagatatgtgtatatattattcgcaatttttacatcttattaaatatcttaaaatcatataaaaattgatacatatgAAATCTATAGAACCAAGCTTATAACTTCATATacttaaatacatttaaagaaaataacttttttgccTTTTTCCTCTAAATTGAACAAATTCTCCATTAGCGTACATTAGCATCCTATCttgaattcattttaattgtccaaaaaaaaaaaaaaaacgctccCGCGATTGTTGGCACATTTTCTACTTATTTAATCGAGATCTCTGAGacttatatatgataaatcaaatttacgaAGTTCGGAATGTTTTCGCCAATGTAATTTCTTCATTTAGCGTATTCGGAAGTGCATTCGATTTACCGAGTTATCTATAAGAGAGATAACGATCCTCGTTAACTTTATGAACCCGCTCGTTATCGATAGCGAATTTTtcgcttattatttaataacgagATTCTTGCTGAAGATAATCGAGCTTATATATACGGACTTTGGAGTCTCGCGAATATAACGCAATTTCTCTTCATCGCTTGTATTCGGAAGTAAAGAGTGGGGACGGCTTTAAAATAGTCAGATCGGCCGCAGCATCGAGTAGTCGCTGCTTGACCAGTGTGCACGCGTGGCACGTGACACATCGTACTGAATTATAGAGTAATTGATACGATTCTGGATAAGCGAGCCTCATATCATCGTACCAATTTGTAGTTGCTCGCGCAGTGTCTCCGGTGTCTCCTCGCCTCCTGCCTGGTAACACTCGGCTTAGTTACCCTCTTTACTCTATCTTCATCCGTACATACTTTAAACAATGGCAATGTGCAGGTTGccgaaaagagagaagaatgataaattaatatatatcgcgagaaaaaaataagaaaattattgcacAAACATCTATTCgtcatttatttgatatatttgatgtCGGCTTGTGAATTTTTGCTTCCttctatcttctttttttcaatagacaatttatctatttgttAAGAAAATGTTAATTCTGGAATATGCATGCCATATATgggatgtataataaaaaaaggatgttTTTAGCAAGTATATTCGAGTCAAAATTATTACCGTTTGTACAGgatgatatgtatatgtgttttatatttctctctctctttcagaaATGGtgatatacttaaaaattttttttctattgtatattaatcttgtatttcacttttaaatgtaattatttaaaagatttagtatataaaatactagaATATTAGAATACCAgaatactaaaataaattactagaacggtatataaaattagctgCCATTTTATCGGAACATATCTtgtgtctctttctttctttttatagcatttgatttttcattacattaatCGTACTCTTACGATTAATGTAATGAAacgatataaagatataataacgataaaaatataaaacctttatcgattaataacaataaaaattgtaagaacggctcattttttagttaaaaacttgaattaaaatttgcaaattgccGTACACATATCCCTTTAATCATTTCTGCAACATTCTAGATTAAAGTAAACACTCCCCAAAAATtacatgcaaaataattatctgatCAACATTGCATGATTGTTTTTCGTAGATTACGTTCTATTTTTATACGGCGCGACGAATATGGCGTTGTTCCGCGgtctatttaatttctttctggACGATAGTAAGTTAGACGAGAAAATTGGCATGACGGAGAGGCAAAAGAGGCTGGTGCAGAACACATGGGCGATCGCTCGTAAAGACGAGGTGTCGGCCGGACTTGCCATTATGATCGCGTGAGTGAATTATCGTTTCTTCATCCGTTCCACTTTTCGATGTTAGTTCGGTACTTGGTGACAATAAATCGGCGGAATGACGTTGGCAACGTTGGTAGATTGAGGATATCGTAAAATGATTCTTTCACATGGATCAGACGTCAATAATAGTTTCGCAATACGCGTACGGAATTTGAAATTCTCTTTCGACACGGCTTCCTTCGTTTTCGCGAACTTCCGCATTCTAACGAgccattcatttattttaattacattatcgaTGCGCGTTTGTCGCATCATCGAAAATCCATGTCACGCGTCGCAGACCTCGTCGCGAACAACTCTCACGTCTCGTCAAAACCAATCGGGTCTGCTGATGCATATTGCGTCGCGATGCATTGCGAAAGACGCGGCAGTGTGCACGTTATGAAAATTTCAACGCCAGTTTTGTTATCATCCAGTAAAAAATACAGATCGAAAAACTATAAGCATCTAATAGACACTTAATAGACGTTTCTTCGATCTGTCATCTGTCACGTAGATCAAAAGTCATACAGAAATTAGATTATTGTTCCATCGCAACTATCGCAGTTTAAAATGACATATTTGAATTTGCCTAAAATTTGCATGTAAAAGACGCATATGCGATATGCTTTTGCCCCGAGAAGTTAAACTTGCTTATTGACGTTTTACGTCCGGCGATGATGGTTTTAAAACATTCTTATCGAACGAATCTGTGATTTTATTACGGACAAACTAACTGCATTGTAAATCTAAACGTTTCACTGCTCGattgtcctttttttttatttatgatgatattataattacattgtgcacgttttctttctctttctctcttttgtttctttatgcTGTCACATCTTATAAAAGATCACGAGCgcaaagtattaaataaaagtcgcaaaatccaaaattaaattgagatATTCGTAGGTCTTTCCACTTTGAAATACgtgaaaaaaggaagaaaaaaatgtttcctttaaaaatatgatgcgtattaaaaaatcaatctcgTAACTCTTTTATGACAAAACGTAAACAGAGTGATTCACCTAAGTTGCTCATCCATATTAATCTTTGCCTGCCAACGTAGTATAATGTTTTCATCATCGATTATTTATTCTCGTAATTCATGCATAATGCAAAGAAAATACTTTGTgtctataatttcattttaagatTAGATACTCTAATAGCTTTAGTGATAAAGAaccttgaaaataaatttagtgaTAAAGAaccttgaaaataaattgtttttttttttttaaatacagcaCATAATTAATCGTTCTTTATAgctttttcaaacaatatccCGAATATCAAAAGCAATTTAAGACATTTAAAGACATCTCGATTGACGAGTTGCCAAAAAACAAGAGATTTCAAGTGCATTGTGCCAGTATTATATCGACATTTAGCAAACTGATTGAGCAAATGTACGATCCGGAATTGATGCAAGCGAGCCTGATTAATGCGATAGAAAAGCACAAGCATCGCGGGCAAACGCAGGAGCAGTTTGAAGTAAGTGAAGATTTTTCTTGTCCACACAATAAtgtaaaagcaataaaaatcttgtattaaaaattttgctcaTCAACCTTATtatcgtaatttaatttttgaaaagaatattatttaaaaatctttgttttttatagaaataaaaaagaatgccTTAAGACATTCGTATAagttaatttctatattaaagttttggTACAAGCTGATAATTTATCGttaatctcaatatttttattgacttgACATATTATAGTTcggaaatcttttcttttttttaaaagataatgtttttttcagcATTTAAGACAGTTGTTGATAAGTCTCTTCCCCTCCTTATTCGGGAAACAGTACACGCCGGAGGCGCAGGAGGCTTGGAAAAAGATGTTAGACTTGATCTTTTCGACCATTCacgag encodes:
- the LOC126858081 gene encoding globin; protein product: MALFRGLFNFFLDDSKLDEKIGMTERQKRLVQNTWAIARKDEVSAGLAIMIAFFKQYPEYQKQFKTFKDISIDELPKNKRFQVHCASIISTFSKLIEQMYDPELMQASLINAIEKHKHRGQTQEQFEHLRQLLISLFPSLFGKQYTPEAQEAWKKMLDLIFSTIHEIYKN